A DNA window from Gemmatimonadaceae bacterium contains the following coding sequences:
- a CDS encoding FtsX-like permease family protein, protein MLLRLAWATLTRHRSRTLLAVLGVAVSAAMLLDMVMLSSGMRASFKDLLLSRGFQLRIAPKGTLPFDTDATIPDASDVVHALQAIPGVTTVSPVLGGQVHAIVGDRTVTASALGLNAAVQGDYEILAGRIPDGPNEIVANDDFLRAAHAAVGDTIPAAAGYDPQLRSYSGRRTLRIVARARFLYLAAGQRAVALPLATLQAMQGTIGHDRVSLVMIRAASNANVDSITRRIEAALPRVSVISTESALQQVDQRLSYFRQLALILGVVSLVVGFLLVSTLVTVSVNERLGEIVVMRAIGVARGRIVLQIVVEGVAIMTIGAAAGLGLGLVTARYLNSILASFPGLPAAIDFFLFEPHDAWAALGMLVGAGILAGIYPSWRGASLPIAVTLREEAIG, encoded by the coding sequence ATGCTGCTGCGCCTGGCCTGGGCGACGCTCACGCGTCATCGCTCGCGCACGCTGCTCGCCGTGCTTGGTGTCGCGGTGTCCGCGGCGATGCTGCTCGACATGGTGATGCTGTCGAGCGGCATGCGCGCATCGTTTAAAGATCTCTTATTGTCGCGTGGCTTTCAGCTTCGTATCGCGCCGAAAGGAACGTTGCCGTTCGATACCGATGCGACGATTCCGGACGCGAGCGACGTCGTGCATGCGTTGCAGGCGATTCCGGGCGTGACGACCGTCAGTCCCGTGCTCGGAGGCCAGGTGCACGCGATCGTCGGCGATCGCACCGTGACCGCCAGCGCGCTCGGGCTCAATGCGGCGGTCCAGGGCGACTACGAGATCCTCGCCGGGCGGATTCCGGACGGGCCGAACGAGATCGTCGCGAACGACGACTTTCTTCGCGCGGCGCACGCGGCGGTTGGTGATACCATCCCCGCCGCCGCCGGGTACGATCCGCAGCTGCGCTCGTACTCGGGCCGGAGGACGTTGCGCATCGTGGCGCGCGCGCGATTCCTCTATCTCGCGGCCGGCCAGCGCGCGGTGGCGTTGCCACTGGCGACGCTGCAGGCCATGCAGGGCACGATTGGTCACGATCGCGTGTCGCTCGTGATGATTCGCGCCGCATCGAACGCGAACGTCGACAGTATCACGCGCCGCATCGAGGCCGCTTTGCCGCGCGTCAGCGTCATTTCCACCGAGAGCGCGCTTCAGCAGGTCGATCAGCGTCTGAGCTACTTTCGCCAGCTCGCGCTCATCCTCGGCGTGGTGAGCCTCGTCGTCGGATTCCTGCTCGTGAGCACGCTCGTGACCGTGTCGGTGAATGAACGGCTCGGAGAGATCGTCGTGATGCGCGCGATCGGTGTCGCGCGGGGGCGCATCGTGCTGCAAATCGTGGTCGAGGGTGTCGCGATCATGACGATTGGCGCGGCGGCGGGATTAGGGCTGGGGCTCGTCACCGCGCGCTACCTCAATTCGATCCTCGCGTCATTTCCGGGACTTCCCGCGGCGATCGACTTCTTTCTCTTCGAACCGCACGACGCGTGGGCGGCGCTCGGCATGCTGGTGGGCGCGGGGATTCTCGCCGGCATCTATCCCTCGTGGCGAGGTGCGTCGCTGCCGATCGCGGTCACACTGCGCGAGGAGGCGATCGGATGA
- a CDS encoding ABC transporter ATP-binding protein, protein MSDPLLSARELKRDYRMGEELVHAVRGVSLEVRAGEYVAFVGPSGCGKSTMLNLLGGIDKPTSGSVSIDGVRVDAMSDAAATRFRLMHVGLVFQRFYLMPALTAMENIELPMAEAKVSRAERQRRARELLAYVGLRERRDHRPAQLSGGEQQRVAIARALANQPRLLLADEPTGELDARTGAEMIELLGRVNADGTTIVVVTHDEDLANAAKRVVHMRDGVIVDDRQRASP, encoded by the coding sequence ATGAGCGATCCGCTGCTGAGCGCCCGCGAGTTGAAGCGCGACTATCGCATGGGTGAAGAGCTCGTGCACGCGGTGCGCGGCGTGTCGCTCGAGGTGCGGGCGGGCGAGTATGTGGCGTTCGTCGGCCCTTCCGGTTGCGGCAAGTCGACCATGCTCAATCTGCTCGGCGGCATCGACAAGCCGACGTCCGGTTCGGTGTCGATCGACGGCGTGCGCGTCGACGCCATGTCGGATGCGGCGGCGACGCGCTTTCGCCTGATGCACGTCGGCTTGGTCTTTCAGCGTTTCTATCTCATGCCGGCGTTGACCGCGATGGAAAACATCGAGTTGCCGATGGCCGAGGCAAAGGTGTCGCGCGCGGAGCGGCAGAGGCGTGCACGCGAGTTGCTCGCCTACGTGGGATTGCGCGAGCGGCGCGATCATCGCCCCGCGCAGCTCTCGGGTGGCGAACAGCAGCGTGTGGCGATTGCGCGCGCGCTGGCGAATCAGCCGCGGCTGCTGCTCGCCGATGAGCCGACCGGCGAGCTCGATGCGCGTACGGGCGCGGAGATGATCGAGTTGCTCGGCCGGGTGAATGCGGATGGGACGACGATCGTCGTCGTGACGCACGATGAAGATCTCGCGAATGCGGCGAAACGCGTGGTGCACATGCGCGACGGGGTGATCGTCGACGATCGCCAGCGGGCGTCGCCGTGA